The following coding sequences lie in one Populus trichocarpa isolate Nisqually-1 chromosome 14, P.trichocarpa_v4.1, whole genome shotgun sequence genomic window:
- the LOC18105419 gene encoding uncharacterized protein LOC18105419, whose translation MIQLLFFVLFAEGFVASLLLVKIGPLRDLVIKSLDQVKMGKGPATVKTIAGTMSVILFSSLMSIVKIQNKGAKLGTMSPMDQVLWRTHLLEASLMGFTLFLGFLIDRMHHYLSKLIGLRSSVGSSKEEVERLQKEKMQLKEEEGKASKEMKLLQEQFSTLSENLKKLKLESEQKDKQIETAEAHVVALHKRSADLLLEYDRLLEDNQNLQAQATGHRI comes from the exons ATGATTCAgttgttgttctttgttctttttgctGAGGGGTTTGTGGCATCTTTGCTGTTGGTAAAGATTGGGCCATTGAGAGACTTGGTGATTAAGAGTTTGGATCAGGTGAAGATGGGAAAGGGTCCTGCTACAGTGAAAACTATTGCTGGAACCATGTCTGTGATTCTGTTTTCTAGCCTCATGAGCATTGTTAAGATCCAAAATAAGGGTGCAAAGCTTGGAACCATGTCACCTATGGATCAGGTTCTATGGAGAACCCACTTGCTTGAGGCATCACTCATGG GTTTCACCCTGTTTCTTGGGTTCTTAATTGATCGGATGCACCATTATCTTTCAAAGCTTATTGGGTTGAGAAGTAGCGTGGGATCTTCAAAAGAGGAAGTTGAAAGGCTTCAGAAAGAGAAGATGCAGCTTAAAGAGGAGGAAGGCAAAGCTTCCAAGGAAATGAAGCTTCTACAAGAACAATTTTCTACTCTAtcagagaatttgaagaagctGAAGCTGGAATCTGAGCAAAAGGACAAGCAGATTGAAACAGCTGAAGCCCATGTTGTTGCCCTTCACAAACGGTCTGCTGACCTCCTGCTGGAATATGACCGATTGTTAGAAGACAACCAAAATCTTCAGGCTCAAGCTACAGGACATAGGATTTGA